From Streptomyces yatensis, one genomic window encodes:
- a CDS encoding NAD(P)/FAD-dependent oxidoreductase: MLKRAHRTDVVIVGAGLAGLAAAHRLTDAGVAVTVLEAAPRVGGRMTTDTVDGFRLDRTGHLMNTSFPELRRTPGLGALALRPFAQGVLVHNEGRTHRVDTPRSMRGAFTSARALANAARAPLGSGLDQARLGAALGRLAALPADRLLARPDRPVSETLGGRGLPARTVEGVLRPLLVSLLSDPDLTTSSRCADLALRGYARGRLCLPAGGASTVPELLAAALPPGTVRTGVRAVSASTTAVATAEHGEIGCRAVLVATGAHDAAELLPGLRVPAFHPVTVTHHTADRPPLSEPALILAAGGRGPVAHTMVASEVDPSRTPPGRVLITSTVLGASAALPAAELDRAVRAQLAAVYGTSTAGWELLATHHDPYAVPAMPAPHDPRRPVRLLSGLYVCGDHRDSSTVQGALASGRRAARAVLSDFGAPPDAGSDTTAGNTGTNSVPAAAA; this comes from the coding sequence GTGCTCAAGCGCGCGCACCGCACGGATGTCGTCATCGTCGGCGCCGGGCTCGCGGGGCTGGCCGCGGCTCATCGGCTGACCGACGCGGGAGTGGCGGTCACGGTACTCGAGGCCGCGCCCCGCGTGGGCGGACGAATGACGACCGACACCGTCGACGGCTTCCGGCTGGACCGGACCGGTCACCTGATGAACACCTCCTTCCCGGAGCTGCGGCGCACTCCGGGGCTCGGCGCCCTCGCCCTGCGCCCCTTCGCCCAAGGAGTGCTGGTCCACAACGAGGGGCGTACGCACCGGGTGGACACCCCCCGGAGCATGAGGGGCGCATTCACCTCGGCACGCGCCCTCGCCAACGCCGCCCGCGCGCCGCTCGGCAGCGGGCTCGACCAGGCCCGACTCGGTGCCGCGCTCGGCAGGCTCGCCGCCCTGCCCGCGGACCGCCTGCTCGCCCGCCCCGACCGGCCGGTCTCCGAGACCCTGGGGGGGCGGGGCCTACCTGCTCGTACGGTCGAGGGGGTGCTGCGTCCGCTGCTCGTCTCGCTGCTGAGCGACCCGGACCTCACCACCTCCAGCCGCTGCGCCGACCTCGCGCTGCGCGGCTACGCACGCGGCCGCCTCTGCCTTCCGGCGGGCGGCGCGTCCACCGTCCCCGAGCTGCTCGCGGCCGCGCTGCCGCCGGGGACGGTCCGTACGGGCGTCCGGGCCGTATCGGCCTCCACCACCGCCGTCGCCACCGCCGAACACGGCGAGATCGGCTGCCGTGCGGTGCTGGTGGCCACCGGTGCGCACGACGCGGCCGAACTCCTGCCCGGGCTGCGGGTACCGGCCTTCCACCCGGTGACCGTGACGCACCACACCGCCGACCGGCCGCCGCTGAGCGAACCCGCGCTGATACTCGCCGCGGGCGGCCGGGGCCCGGTCGCCCACACGATGGTGGCCAGCGAGGTCGACCCCTCCCGCACCCCGCCCGGCCGGGTGCTGATCACCTCCACGGTGCTGGGCGCCTCGGCCGCCCTGCCCGCCGCCGAACTCGACCGGGCCGTCAGGGCCCAACTGGCGGCGGTGTACGGCACGTCGACCGCGGGCTGGGAGCTGCTGGCCACGCACCACGACCCGTACGCGGTCCCGGCCATGCCCGCCCCGCACGACCCGCGCCGCCCGGTGCGGCTGCTGTCGGGCCTGTACGTCTGCGGCGACCACCGGGACTCCAGCACGGTCCAGGGCGCCCTGGCCTCCGGCCGCCGGGCGGCCCGAGCGGTCCTCAGCGACTTCGGCGCCCCACCGGACGCCGGATCCGACACGACCGCCGGCAACACGGGCACCAACTCCGTCCCCGCGGCGGCGGCCTGA
- a CDS encoding TIGR01777 family oxidoreductase has protein sequence MRIAVTGSSGLIGTALVRSLHEDGHQVVRLVRRPPQAADEVEWDPKREWVDTKGLMGCEAVVHLAGAGVGDRRWTDAYKKEIRDSRVLGTAALAEAIASLDTPPRVLVSGSAVGFYGDTGERAVDESAPPGHGFLPDLCQDWEEAAAAAQEAGVRTVFTRTGLVISAEGGAWGRLFPLFKLGLGGRMGSGRQYWSFISLRDHVAALRHILDTPELTGPVNLTAPAPVTNREITAAMGRVLRRPTLFTVPAPALRIALGEMSGDVLGSVRAIPRRLLDSGFTFTHPHVDEAIKAALP, from the coding sequence ATGCGTATCGCGGTCACCGGCTCCTCCGGGCTCATCGGCACGGCACTCGTCCGCTCGCTGCACGAGGACGGCCACCAGGTGGTGCGCCTGGTGCGGCGTCCGCCGCAAGCAGCGGACGAGGTGGAGTGGGACCCGAAGCGGGAGTGGGTGGACACCAAGGGGCTGATGGGCTGTGAGGCCGTGGTCCATCTCGCGGGCGCGGGGGTCGGCGACCGGCGCTGGACCGACGCGTACAAGAAGGAGATCCGGGACAGCCGGGTGCTGGGCACCGCCGCCCTCGCCGAGGCGATCGCCTCGCTGGACACCCCGCCGCGGGTGCTGGTGAGCGGAAGCGCGGTCGGGTTCTACGGTGACACCGGGGAGCGCGCGGTCGATGAGAGTGCGCCCCCCGGCCACGGTTTTCTTCCGGATCTCTGCCAGGACTGGGAGGAGGCGGCGGCCGCGGCACAGGAGGCGGGCGTCCGTACGGTCTTCACCCGGACCGGGCTGGTGATCTCCGCCGAGGGCGGGGCGTGGGGGCGGCTCTTCCCGTTGTTCAAGCTGGGCCTCGGCGGGCGGATGGGCAGCGGCCGGCAGTACTGGAGCTTCATCTCGCTGCGGGACCATGTCGCCGCGCTGCGCCACATCCTCGACACGCCCGAGCTCACCGGCCCGGTCAACCTCACCGCGCCGGCGCCGGTCACCAACCGCGAGATCACGGCGGCGATGGGCCGCGTGCTGCGCCGCCCCACGCTCTTCACGGTCCCCGCGCCCGCCCTGCGGATCGCCCTGGGCGAGATGTCCGGTGACGTCCTCGGCAGCGTCCGGGCCATCCCCCGCCGCCTCCTGGACTCCGGCTTCACCTTCACCCACCCGCATGTGGACGAGGCCATCAAGGCGGCGCTGCCGTAG
- a CDS encoding N-acetyltransferase family protein, translating to MTRMSQPSGPPQPSGLPRASGLPQPSGRPQASRQPELIIRPAVLDDETALAELDRSTWSVLHSVQPKPQPPYDPFFTQHNRVEHILVAELGGCPVGYIRLVPSTPLACNAHVRQIQGLAVDERTRGKGVARALLGAAQEEARRQGATRITLRVLGHNAPARRLYASEGFAVEGVLPGEFLLAGEYVDDVLMGRSLDH from the coding sequence GTGACTCGCATGTCCCAGCCCTCCGGCCCGCCCCAGCCGTCCGGCTTGCCTCGGGCGTCCGGTCTGCCTCAACCCTCCGGCCGACCCCAGGCGTCCCGGCAGCCCGAGTTGATCATCCGCCCCGCCGTGCTCGACGACGAGACGGCGCTGGCCGAGCTGGACCGCAGCACCTGGTCGGTGCTGCATTCCGTACAGCCCAAGCCGCAGCCGCCGTACGACCCCTTCTTCACCCAGCACAACCGCGTCGAGCACATCCTCGTGGCCGAGCTCGGCGGATGCCCCGTCGGCTATATACGGCTCGTGCCGTCGACCCCGCTGGCCTGCAACGCGCATGTCCGCCAGATCCAGGGGCTCGCGGTGGACGAGCGGACGCGGGGCAAGGGCGTGGCACGGGCGCTGCTCGGCGCCGCGCAGGAGGAGGCGCGGCGGCAGGGCGCGACCCGCATCACCCTGCGGGTGCTGGGCCACAACGCCCCGGCACGGCGGCTGTACGCGTCGGAGGGGTTCGCGGTGGAAGGCGTGCTGCCGGGGGAGTTCCTGCTGGCGGGGGAGTACGTGGACGACGTGCTGATGGGGCGCTCGCTGGACCACTGA
- a CDS encoding DUF4240 domain-containing protein yields MMDETEFWGLVDSAREVADGDPEDQSDLLVDQLSQLDPDAVLDFARHFEARSNRAYRWDVWGAAWVLLGGVSDDAFEAFRFWLIGQGREIFEGALHDPDALADLLEDFDEQVDGDCEDLGYAADEAYERLTGAPLPELGISPAPREPIGEPLDFESEAVLAERYPRLWERFRG; encoded by the coding sequence ATGATGGACGAAACGGAGTTCTGGGGGCTGGTCGACAGCGCTCGGGAGGTCGCGGACGGCGACCCCGAGGACCAGTCCGACCTGCTCGTCGACCAGCTGTCACAACTCGACCCCGACGCGGTGCTGGACTTCGCCCGGCACTTCGAGGCCCGCTCCAACCGGGCGTACCGCTGGGATGTGTGGGGCGCCGCCTGGGTGCTGCTCGGCGGGGTCAGCGACGACGCCTTCGAGGCGTTCCGCTTCTGGCTGATCGGCCAGGGCCGGGAGATCTTCGAGGGGGCGCTGCACGATCCGGACGCGCTCGCCGACCTGCTCGAGGACTTCGATGAGCAGGTGGACGGCGACTGCGAGGACCTGGGGTACGCGGCGGACGAGGCGTATGAGCGGCTGACCGGGGCGCCCCTGCCGGAGCTGGGGATCTCCCCCGCACCCCGGGAACCGATCGGGGAGCCCCTGGACTTCGAGAGCGAGGCGGTGCTGGCGGAGCGGTATCCCCGGCTGTGGGAGCGCTTCAGGGGCTGA
- a CDS encoding SDR family oxidoreductase, protein MSTQGALAGRIALVAGATRGAGRAMAVELGAAGATVYATGRTTRESVSEVGRATETIEETAELITAAGGTGIAVPTDHLEPERVRALVERIDREQGRLDVLVNDVWGGEALIEFGKKSWETNLAGGLRMLRLGVETHLITSYYALPLLIRHPGGLVVEVTDGNEEFNKTYRENLFYDLAKNAPIRTAFGLAEELKEFDGTAVSVSPGFLRSEQMLDHFGVTEENWRDAVEGEPHFAIAESPYFVGRAVAALAADPDRARWNGKSVFSGELAKVYGFTDRDGSRPDVLGYFRDVVFGGKAGTAADYR, encoded by the coding sequence GTGAGCACACAGGGCGCACTGGCGGGCAGGATCGCGCTCGTCGCGGGGGCGACGCGCGGCGCGGGCCGGGCGATGGCCGTCGAACTGGGGGCGGCCGGGGCCACCGTCTACGCGACGGGCCGCACCACACGGGAGAGCGTCAGCGAGGTGGGGCGGGCCACGGAGACCATCGAGGAGACGGCGGAGCTGATCACGGCCGCGGGCGGCACGGGCATCGCGGTGCCGACCGACCATCTGGAGCCCGAGCGGGTCCGGGCGCTGGTGGAGCGGATCGACCGGGAGCAGGGCCGGCTGGACGTCCTGGTCAACGACGTATGGGGCGGTGAGGCGCTGATCGAGTTCGGTAAGAAGAGCTGGGAGACCAATCTCGCGGGCGGGCTGCGGATGCTCCGGCTCGGCGTCGAGACCCACCTCATCACCAGCTACTACGCGCTGCCGCTGCTGATCCGGCACCCGGGCGGGCTGGTGGTCGAGGTGACCGACGGCAACGAGGAGTTCAACAAGACCTACCGCGAGAACCTCTTCTACGACCTCGCCAAGAACGCCCCGATCCGCACGGCCTTCGGGCTCGCGGAGGAGCTGAAGGAGTTCGACGGCACGGCGGTGAGCGTCTCGCCGGGCTTTCTGCGCTCCGAGCAGATGCTGGACCACTTCGGGGTGACGGAGGAGAACTGGCGCGACGCGGTGGAGGGGGAGCCGCACTTCGCCATCGCCGAGTCGCCGTACTTCGTCGGACGGGCGGTCGCCGCGCTCGCCGCCGACCCGGACCGGGCGCGCTGGAACGGGAAGTCCGTCTTCAGCGGGGAGCTGGCCAAGGTCTACGGCTTCACCGATCGGGACGGCTCCCGGCCGGATGTCCTCGGCTACTTCCGGGACGTGGTCTTCGGAGGCAAGGCGGGCACGGCCGCCGACTACCGGTAG
- a CDS encoding helix-turn-helix transcriptional regulator, giving the protein MRAARLIKMVLLLQARPSITGAELARELEVSERTVTRDAAALSEAGIPVYADRGRAGGYRLIGGYRTRLTGLGRTEAEALFLSGVPSALREMGLADAASAARLKVSAALLPELRDASHTVAQRFHLDAPGWWREPEAPELLPRIADAVWDDLRITVRYRRRDAEVRRELEPYGLVLKAGVWYLAARTEGGFRVYRVDRFTAVEPDGTHFVRDEDFDLPGFWGERADQFARSILREKAVVRLTPAGARALPHVTDRTAAEEAVREAGEPDGQGRLTITLPVESYEVALAQLLGLGPEAEVLGPPELRALFAETARRTAERYE; this is encoded by the coding sequence GTGCGTGCTGCCCGGCTCATCAAGATGGTGCTTCTGCTCCAGGCTCGCCCCTCGATCACGGGGGCCGAGCTGGCACGTGAGCTGGAGGTCTCGGAGCGCACCGTGACCCGGGACGCCGCCGCGCTCTCCGAGGCGGGGATCCCGGTCTACGCGGACCGGGGCCGGGCCGGTGGCTACCGGCTCATCGGCGGCTACCGCACCCGGCTGACCGGCCTCGGGAGGACCGAGGCCGAGGCGCTGTTCCTCTCCGGCGTCCCCTCCGCGCTGCGCGAGATGGGGCTCGCGGACGCCGCCTCCGCCGCCCGGCTGAAGGTGTCCGCCGCGCTGCTCCCGGAGCTGCGGGACGCCTCCCACACGGTGGCCCAGCGGTTCCATCTCGACGCCCCGGGCTGGTGGCGGGAGCCGGAGGCGCCGGAGCTGCTGCCGAGGATCGCCGACGCGGTCTGGGACGATCTGCGGATCACCGTGCGCTACCGGCGCCGGGACGCGGAGGTCCGGCGGGAGCTCGAACCGTACGGGCTCGTGCTCAAGGCGGGCGTCTGGTACCTCGCGGCCCGCACGGAGGGCGGCTTCCGGGTGTACCGGGTGGATCGCTTCACGGCCGTCGAACCGGACGGCACCCACTTCGTCCGGGACGAGGACTTCGACCTGCCCGGCTTCTGGGGGGAGCGGGCCGATCAGTTCGCCCGCTCGATCCTGCGGGAGAAGGCCGTCGTACGGCTGACCCCGGCCGGTGCCCGGGCGCTGCCGCATGTCACGGACCGGACGGCGGCCGAGGAGGCCGTACGCGAGGCCGGGGAGCCGGACGGGCAGGGGCGGCTCACCATCACCCTGCCCGTCGAGTCGTACGAGGTCGCCCTCGCCCAGCTGCTCGGGCTCGGCCCGGAGGCGGAGGTGCTGGGGCCGCCGGAGCTGCGCGCGCTCTTCGCCGAGACGGCGCGCCGCACGGCGGAGCGCTACGAGTGA
- the aceE gene encoding pyruvate dehydrogenase (acetyl-transferring), homodimeric type, whose amino-acid sequence MTDLARTRPSALDQLPDRDPEETAEWGASLDAVAQAAGSHRASYLMRRTLERAESTGLALPPLLESDYVNTIPTAAEPAFPGDEAMESRITAWNRWNAAAMVTRGSRDGLGGHIATFASAAWLYETGFQHFFRGKEADGSGDQLYIQGHASPGIYARAFLDGRLTEHHLDHFRREAGGEGLPSYPHPRRMPWLWEFPTVSMGIGPISAIYQARFNRYLAARGIKDTANSHVWAFLGDGEMDEPESTAALALAGREGLDNLTFVINCNLQRLDGPVRANFKIVQELEAQFRAAGWNVVKSLWGSAWDELFALDTSGALVRRLREVPDGQFQTYATRDAAYIREHFFGAEPELARLAQQLTDAKLTECFHTSRAGHEPRKVYAAYRAAMEHKGAPTVVLAQTVKGWTLGPGFESRNANHQMKKLTGKEFRAMRDLLELPIPDSKLDDGLVPYVHPGPDSPEVRYLQERRAALGGPAPARKVHAVALPEPSAKPFEALAKGSGSQEIATTMAFVRLVKDLMRDKETGRRWVPIVPDEARTFGMESLFPTAGIYSPLGQTYDPVDRDQLLYYKEAQNGQILNEGITEAGSMADFTAAATSYATHGEPMIPFYIFYSMFGWQRTADQMWALADQLGRGFLIGATAGRTTMTGEGLQHADGHSPLIASTNPAALAYDPAFAYEIGVIVREGLRRMYGPEAEDVFYYLTVYNETKVQPPMPAGEGVEEGILKGLYRYQEATAPAEDSPRIQLLASGTAIHWALEAQKLLADDWGVAADVWSATSWSELRRDALSCDAAQLSGEDRVPYVTRALAGAPGPVLAVSDWMRAVPDQISQWVEQDWYSLGTDGFGLSDTREAARRHFGVDAPAIVVAALSRLARQGVVRTTAPKEAAERYGI is encoded by the coding sequence ATGACCGATCTCGCACGCACGCGGCCGAGTGCGCTCGACCAGCTTCCCGACCGTGACCCCGAGGAGACCGCCGAATGGGGCGCCTCCCTGGACGCCGTCGCGCAGGCGGCCGGGTCACACCGCGCCTCGTATCTCATGCGCCGCACCCTGGAGCGCGCCGAGAGCACCGGGCTCGCCCTGCCGCCCCTGCTGGAGTCGGACTACGTCAACACCATCCCGACCGCCGCCGAGCCCGCGTTCCCGGGCGACGAGGCCATGGAGAGCCGCATCACCGCCTGGAACCGGTGGAACGCGGCGGCGATGGTCACCCGCGGCAGCCGTGACGGCCTCGGCGGTCACATCGCCACTTTCGCCTCCGCCGCCTGGCTCTACGAGACGGGCTTCCAGCACTTCTTCCGCGGCAAGGAGGCGGACGGCAGCGGCGACCAGCTCTACATCCAGGGCCACGCCTCCCCCGGCATCTACGCCCGCGCCTTCCTCGACGGACGGCTGACCGAACACCACCTGGACCACTTCCGCCGCGAGGCGGGCGGGGAGGGGCTGCCGTCCTATCCGCATCCGCGGCGGATGCCGTGGCTGTGGGAGTTCCCCACCGTCTCGATGGGGATCGGCCCGATCTCCGCGATCTACCAGGCCCGCTTCAACCGCTATCTGGCGGCGCGCGGCATCAAGGACACCGCGAACTCCCACGTCTGGGCCTTCCTGGGCGACGGCGAGATGGACGAGCCGGAGTCGACGGCCGCCCTGGCGCTGGCCGGGCGCGAGGGCCTGGACAACCTCACCTTCGTCATCAACTGCAATCTGCAGCGGCTCGACGGCCCGGTGCGCGCCAACTTCAAGATCGTGCAGGAGCTGGAGGCCCAGTTCCGCGCGGCGGGCTGGAACGTGGTCAAGTCGCTGTGGGGCTCCGCCTGGGACGAGCTGTTCGCGCTGGACACCTCGGGCGCGTTGGTCCGCCGGCTGCGCGAGGTCCCCGACGGCCAGTTCCAGACGTACGCGACCCGTGACGCCGCCTACATCCGCGAGCACTTCTTCGGCGCCGAGCCGGAGCTGGCCCGGCTGGCCCAGCAGCTCACGGACGCCAAGCTCACCGAGTGCTTCCACACCTCGCGCGCGGGCCATGAGCCGCGCAAGGTGTACGCGGCCTACCGCGCCGCCATGGAGCACAAGGGCGCCCCGACCGTGGTGCTCGCCCAGACCGTCAAGGGCTGGACGCTGGGCCCCGGCTTCGAGTCGCGCAACGCCAACCACCAGATGAAGAAGCTGACCGGCAAGGAGTTCCGCGCCATGCGGGACCTCCTCGAACTCCCCATCCCGGACAGCAAGCTGGACGACGGCCTCGTCCCCTACGTCCACCCCGGCCCCGACTCCCCCGAGGTCCGCTACCTCCAGGAGCGCCGCGCGGCCCTCGGCGGCCCCGCCCCGGCCCGCAAGGTCCACGCGGTGGCCCTGCCCGAGCCGTCCGCGAAGCCGTTCGAGGCGCTCGCCAAGGGCTCCGGCAGCCAGGAGATCGCCACCACCATGGCCTTCGTCCGGCTGGTCAAGGACCTGATGCGGGACAAGGAGACGGGGCGGCGCTGGGTGCCGATCGTGCCGGACGAGGCGCGGACCTTCGGCATGGAGTCGCTCTTCCCCACCGCCGGGATCTACTCCCCGCTCGGCCAGACCTACGACCCGGTCGACCGCGATCAGCTCCTGTACTACAAGGAAGCGCAGAACGGTCAGATCCTCAACGAGGGGATCACCGAGGCCGGTTCGATGGCCGACTTCACCGCCGCCGCGACGTCGTACGCGACCCACGGCGAGCCGATGATTCCCTTCTACATCTTCTACTCGATGTTCGGCTGGCAGCGCACCGCCGACCAGATGTGGGCGCTCGCCGACCAGCTCGGCCGCGGCTTCCTCATCGGCGCCACCGCCGGCCGTACGACGATGACCGGCGAGGGCCTGCAGCACGCCGACGGCCACTCCCCGCTGATCGCCTCCACCAACCCGGCGGCGCTCGCCTACGACCCGGCGTTCGCGTACGAGATCGGCGTGATCGTGCGGGAGGGTCTGCGGCGGATGTACGGCCCCGAGGCCGAGGACGTCTTCTACTACCTGACCGTCTACAACGAGACCAAGGTCCAGCCGCCGATGCCTGCGGGCGAAGGCGTCGAGGAGGGCATCCTCAAGGGCCTGTACCGCTACCAGGAGGCCACGGCCCCGGCCGAGGACTCCCCCCGCATCCAGCTCCTCGCCTCCGGCACCGCCATCCACTGGGCGCTGGAGGCCCAGAAACTCCTCGCCGACGACTGGGGCGTGGCCGCCGACGTGTGGTCCGCCACCTCCTGGAGCGAGCTGCGCCGTGACGCCCTGTCCTGTGACGCGGCGCAGCTCAGTGGCGAAGACCGGGTCCCGTACGTCACCCGTGCCCTGGCAGGCGCACCGGGCCCGGTCCTCGCCGTCAGCGACTGGATGCGTGCGGTCCCCGACCAGATCAGCCAGTGGGTCGAGCAGGACTGGTACTCGCTGGGCACGGACGGCTTCGGCCTCTCCGACACCCGCGAGGCCGCCCGGCGCCACTTCGGCGTGGACGCCCCGGCCATCGTGGTGGCCGCGCTGTCCCGGCTGGCCCGGCAGGGCGTCGTACGGACCACCGCGCCCAAGGAGGCCGCGGAGCGGTACGGCATCTGA
- a CDS encoding GntR family transcriptional regulator: protein MAAPVVHSLREQIREHIVEGIVSGRWKPGERIVERRIATELEVSQTPVREALRELESLRLIESVPNKGVRVRNLTASDLEEIYPVRAGLEQIAAELAAPVLAEDTSALEPEVRGLYEADRTADAEAQVRHTVAFHRELVRASGNSVLLHTWESLGIEIWTTLSIRWLGTVQESYAEEHQAVVDAFKRRDPRVGELVKEHVLGCAPRA, encoded by the coding sequence ATGGCCGCGCCCGTCGTCCACTCGCTGCGCGAACAGATCCGCGAGCACATCGTGGAGGGCATCGTCAGCGGCCGCTGGAAGCCGGGCGAGCGGATCGTGGAGCGCAGGATCGCCACGGAGCTGGAGGTCAGCCAGACGCCCGTACGGGAGGCGCTGCGGGAGCTGGAGTCGCTGCGGCTGATCGAGTCGGTTCCCAACAAGGGCGTCCGGGTCCGGAATCTGACCGCCTCCGACCTGGAGGAGATCTATCCGGTTCGGGCCGGGCTGGAGCAGATCGCGGCGGAGCTGGCCGCGCCCGTGCTGGCCGAGGACACCTCCGCCCTGGAGCCCGAGGTGCGGGGGCTGTACGAGGCGGACCGCACGGCCGACGCGGAGGCGCAGGTGCGGCACACCGTGGCGTTCCACCGCGAGCTGGTGCGGGCGTCGGGCAACAGCGTGCTGCTGCACACCTGGGAGTCGCTGGGCATCGAGATCTGGACGACGCTGTCGATCCGCTGGCTGGGCACCGTCCAGGAGTCGTACGCCGAGGAGCACCAGGCGGTGGTGGACGCCTTCAAGCGGCGGGACCCGAGGGTCGGCGAACTGGTCAAGGAACATGTCCTCGGCTGTGCACCGCGTGCCTAG
- the sucB gene encoding 2-oxoglutarate dehydrogenase, E2 component, dihydrolipoamide succinyltransferase: MAVSVTLPALGESVTEGTVTRWLKAEGERVEADEPLLEVSTDKVDTEIPAPSAGVLTSIKVAEDETVEVGAELAVIDDGGAAPAEAPAPAAEPAPAAQPEPAPAPAAEAPAPAPAPAAAAPAGGAEGTDVVLPALGESVTEGTVTRWLKEVGESVEADEPLLEVSTDKVDTEIPAPVAGTLLEILVGEDETAEVGAKLAVIGAAGAAPAAAPAPAAPAPEPVQEAPAPAPAPQAPSAPAPQAVTPEPVAPEPAPAAPAPAPAPAAAPAAPAPAAPEAEGAYVTPLVRKLAAENNVDLSTVKGTGVGGRVRKQDVIAAAEAAKAAAQAQAAPAAAAPKAAPQAASPLRGQTIKMPRMRKVIGDNMMKALHEQAQLTSVVEVDVTKVMRLRAQAKDAFAQREGVKLSPMPFFVKAAVQALKAHPAVNARINDDGTITYFDVENVGIAVDAEKGLMTPVIKNAGDLNIAGIAKKTAELAGKVRSNKITPDEVSGATFTISNTGSRGALFDTIIVPPNQVAILGIGATVKRPVVIDHPELGETIAVRNMTYVALSYDHRLVDGADAARYLTAVKEILETGEFEVDLGL; encoded by the coding sequence ATGGCGGTTTCCGTAACCCTGCCGGCGCTCGGCGAGAGCGTGACCGAGGGCACCGTCACCCGCTGGCTCAAGGCCGAAGGTGAGCGCGTCGAGGCCGACGAGCCCCTGCTCGAGGTGTCGACCGACAAGGTCGACACCGAGATCCCGGCCCCTTCGGCCGGTGTGCTGACGTCCATCAAGGTGGCCGAGGACGAGACGGTCGAGGTCGGCGCCGAGCTGGCCGTTATCGACGACGGTGGCGCGGCTCCGGCCGAGGCCCCCGCCCCCGCGGCCGAGCCCGCTCCGGCGGCTCAGCCCGAGCCCGCCCCGGCGCCCGCCGCCGAGGCCCCTGCCCCCGCACCCGCCCCTGCCGCCGCCGCTCCGGCCGGTGGCGCCGAGGGCACCGATGTGGTTCTGCCCGCGCTGGGCGAGTCGGTGACCGAGGGCACCGTGACCCGCTGGCTCAAGGAGGTCGGCGAGTCCGTCGAGGCCGATGAGCCGCTGCTCGAGGTCTCCACCGACAAGGTCGACACCGAGATCCCGGCCCCGGTCGCGGGCACCCTGCTGGAGATCCTGGTCGGCGAGGACGAGACCGCCGAGGTCGGCGCCAAGCTCGCCGTGATCGGTGCCGCCGGCGCCGCTCCGGCCGCCGCGCCCGCCCCGGCCGCCCCGGCCCCCGAGCCGGTCCAGGAGGCCCCGGCGCCCGCCCCGGCCCCGCAGGCCCCGAGCGCCCCCGCGCCGCAGGCCGTCACCCCGGAGCCGGTCGCTCCCGAGCCGGCGCCGGCCGCTCCGGCGCCCGCCCCGGCTCCGGCGGCGGCTCCGGCCGCCCCCGCTCCCGCGGCCCCCGAGGCCGAGGGCGCCTACGTCACCCCGCTGGTGCGCAAGCTGGCCGCCGAGAACAACGTGGACCTGTCCACCGTCAAGGGCACCGGCGTCGGCGGCCGCGTCCGCAAGCAGGACGTCATCGCCGCCGCGGAGGCCGCCAAGGCCGCCGCCCAGGCCCAGGCCGCCCCGGCCGCCGCCGCGCCGAAGGCCGCCCCGCAGGCGGCGTCCCCGCTGCGTGGCCAGACCATCAAGATGCCGCGGATGCGCAAGGTCATCGGCGACAACATGATGAAGGCCCTGCACGAGCAGGCGCAGCTGACCAGCGTGGTCGAGGTGGATGTCACCAAGGTCATGCGGCTGCGCGCGCAGGCCAAGGACGCGTTCGCGCAGCGCGAGGGCGTCAAGCTCTCGCCGATGCCGTTCTTCGTGAAGGCCGCCGTCCAGGCGCTGAAGGCCCACCCGGCCGTCAACGCCCGGATCAACGACGACGGCACCATCACCTACTTCGACGTGGAGAACGTCGGTATCGCGGTGGACGCCGAGAAGGGCCTGATGACCCCGGTCATCAAGAACGCGGGTGACCTCAACATCGCCGGTATCGCCAAGAAGACGGCGGAGCTGGCGGGCAAGGTCCGCTCCAACAAGATCACCCCGGACGAGGTGTCCGGCGCCACCTTCACGATCAGCAACACCGGCTCGCGCGGTGCGCTGTTCGACACGATCATCGTGCCCCCGAACCAGGTCGCCATCCTGGGCATCGGCGCGACCGTCAAGCGCCCGGTGGTCATCGACCACCCGGAGCTGGGCGAGACCATCGCGGTGCGCAACATGACGTACGTGGCGCTCTCCTACGACCACCGCCTGGTGGACGGTGCCGACGCGGCCCGTTACCTGACGGCCGTCAAGGAGATCCTGGAGACCGGTGAGTTCGAGGTGGACCTCGGTCTCTGA